A single region of the Psychrobacter alimentarius genome encodes:
- a CDS encoding type I restriction-modification system subunit M N-terminal domain-containing protein — protein sequence MRGDSKWAQFGRVILPFTLLHRLECILSDHKEAVVEKYAAIKEGSLPE from the coding sequence TTGCGCGGTGATTCCAAATGGGCACAGTTTGGGCGTGTGATATTACCTTTTACCTTATTACACCGCTTAGAGTGCATATTGAGTGATCATAAAGAAGCCGTTGTTGAGAAGTATGCGGCTATCAAAGAGGGCAGTTTGCCCGAATAG
- a CDS encoding site-specific DNA-methyltransferase: MEKITGNSPEAKSLDITQQNIEQLKEIFPDVFSENKIDFEALKAVLGAEVDDSEERYNFTWNGKTKARQLAQTPSTGTLRPSKEESVNWDTTENLFIEGDNLEVLKLLQKSYHKKVKMIYIDPPYNTGKDFVYKDNFRDNLQNYLEQTNQVDDQGNKFSTNSDTSGRYHSDWLNMMYPRLKLARNLLSDDGVIFISIDSNEVFNLKALCDQIFGENNFCGDFIVKSNPRGSQSNEFSANQHEYILCFAKDIDVISSFSVSLSDDMVSEYNLKDEGGAYRLLGLRLRGGSWRREQRPLLYYPIYVTTDGSVSLEDNGGQAIYPIKPSTGEDGTWRWSKTKFNKDIHLIIAKLVQRNGESVWDIFTKDYLNSHSGEKKGTKPKSIFDEKEVNYQNGTNELKALFDGQSPFDFPKPTYLVKKLIEMHCKSGDLVMDFFAGSGTTAHAAHDLNDYNFILVQLPEKSNSNSNAYRLGYENITDVTRARLRKAGCSFKCLKLSDSNIRPWDADFDNLESVLREATESIKADRSNEDVLYEILLKYGVELTVPVETEFVNGKQVFVVGAGALIVCLDDGITSEVVEGIAKLKDELDPETTQVVFKDAGFADSNVKTNAIQILKQAGVDDVKSI; this comes from the coding sequence ATGGAAAAAATTACTGGCAATAGCCCAGAAGCGAAAAGCTTAGATATTACACAGCAAAACATTGAACAGCTTAAAGAGATCTTTCCTGATGTTTTTTCTGAAAATAAAATTGATTTTGAGGCTCTTAAAGCAGTTCTAGGAGCAGAGGTTGATGACTCAGAAGAGCGGTACAACTTCACATGGAATGGTAAGACTAAGGCTCGTCAACTCGCTCAAACGCCTTCGACAGGTACACTACGGCCTAGCAAAGAAGAAAGCGTAAACTGGGACACGACAGAAAACCTATTTATTGAAGGCGATAACCTTGAGGTGCTCAAGCTACTACAGAAATCTTATCATAAAAAAGTGAAGATGATTTATATTGACCCTCCTTATAACACAGGTAAAGATTTTGTATATAAAGATAATTTCAGAGATAACCTACAGAACTACCTTGAGCAGACAAATCAAGTTGATGATCAAGGCAATAAGTTCAGTACAAACTCTGACACTTCAGGACGTTATCATTCTGACTGGCTTAATATGATGTATCCAAGATTGAAACTTGCTAGAAACTTACTTAGTGATGATGGTGTAATTTTTATTTCTATTGATAGTAACGAAGTTTTTAACTTAAAGGCATTGTGTGATCAAATATTTGGTGAGAATAACTTTTGTGGTGACTTCATTGTAAAGAGCAATCCACGTGGCAGCCAGTCAAATGAGTTTTCTGCAAATCAACATGAGTATATACTTTGCTTTGCAAAAGATATTGATGTCATCTCATCGTTTAGTGTATCTCTCAGTGACGATATGGTCAGTGAATATAATTTGAAGGATGAAGGAGGAGCATATCGCTTACTCGGATTAAGACTCAGGGGAGGTTCTTGGAGAAGAGAACAAAGACCCTTACTTTACTATCCAATTTACGTAACCACAGATGGTAGTGTCTCATTAGAAGATAACGGCGGACAAGCTATTTATCCCATAAAACCTTCTACAGGTGAAGATGGTACTTGGAGGTGGTCGAAGACTAAGTTTAATAAAGACATTCATTTAATCATAGCTAAATTAGTACAAAGAAATGGAGAGAGCGTTTGGGATATATTTACTAAAGACTATCTCAATTCTCATAGTGGCGAAAAGAAAGGAACCAAACCGAAGTCTATATTTGATGAAAAAGAAGTTAATTATCAGAACGGTACAAATGAGCTCAAGGCTTTATTTGATGGGCAAAGTCCTTTCGATTTTCCTAAACCAACTTATCTTGTTAAAAAACTGATAGAGATGCACTGCAAAAGTGGTGACCTTGTTATGGATTTTTTTGCTGGATCTGGAACTACTGCACATGCGGCTCATGATTTGAACGACTATAACTTCATTTTGGTTCAATTACCTGAAAAGTCTAACTCAAATAGCAATGCATATAGATTGGGGTATGAAAATATAACTGACGTAACTAGAGCTAGATTAAGAAAAGCAGGCTGCTCTTTTAAGTGTTTAAAATTAAGTGATTCAAACATCCGTCCTTGGGATGCTGACTTTGACAATCTAGAAAGTGTTCTAAGGGAAGCAACTGAATCCATAAAAGCAGATCGCTCAAACGAAGATGTACTTTACGAGATTCTTCTCAAATACGGTGTTGAGCTCACAGTCCCAGTAGAGACTGAATTTGTAAATGGAAAGCAAGTCTTTGTTGTTGGAGCTGGGGCATTGATTGTGTGTTTAGACGATGGCATCACAAGTGAAGTAGTCGAAGGTATTGCGAAGCTTAAAGATGAGTTAGATCCAGAAACAACTCAGGTTGTATTTAAGGACGCAGGTTTTGCTGATAGCAACGTGAAAACAAATGCTATCCAGATCTTAAAGCAAGCTGGTGTTGACGATGTTAAAAGTATATAG
- a CDS encoding site-specific DNA-methyltransferase, with the protein MEKITGDSPEAKSLDITQQNIEQLKEIFPDVFSENKIDFEALKAVLGAEVDDSEERYNFTWNGKNKARQIAQTPSTGTLRPSKEESINWDTTENLFIEGDNLEVLKLLQKSYHRKVKMIFIDPPYNTGNEFVYDDDFSDGIKSYLKLTNQVDSDGNSFSTNRDESGRYHSKWLDLMYPRLKLARNLLSNDGAIFIAIDDNEVVNLRKLCDEIFGENNFLANIIWQHSVQPKGYSGIFSVHHNHILCYQKSEDFELCSLERTDEDNKNYSNPDDDPRGYWRKGDVRNALYRPNLKYPVITPSGKEISPPENGWRWSKETLKSKIDSGEIYFNEDETKFTRKIYLDSLDGRTPETIWFGKDVGTTREASKEIKDAFNGEAPFDTPKPMRLISRLAELVGITQDDICLDFFAGSGSTACSLALNQQAKTISIQLPEVIDTNKPHGKIAQKLNLITVADVAKERLRRTFSDLDIGFKVFKLDETNIRPWDADFDNLESVLRQATESIKSDRSNEDVLYEILLKYGIELTVPVETEVINGKQVFVVGAGALIVCLDDGITSEIVEGIAKLKDELDPETTQVVFKDAGFADSNVKTNAIQILKQAGIDDVKSI; encoded by the coding sequence ATGGAAAAAATTACTGGCGATAGCCCAGAAGCGAAAAGCTTAGATATTACACAGCAAAACATTGAACAGCTTAAAGAGATCTTTCCTGATGTTTTTTCTGAAAATAAAATTGATTTTGAGGCTCTTAAAGCAGTTCTAGGAGCAGAGGTTGATGACTCAGAGGAGCGGTACAACTTCACATGGAATGGTAAGAATAAGGCACGTCAAATTGCTCAAACACCTTCAACAGGCACACTACGGCCTAGCAAGGAAGAAAGCATAAACTGGGATACGACAGAAAACTTATTTATTGAGGGTGATAACCTTGAAGTGCTTAAGCTACTGCAAAAATCTTACCATAGAAAAGTGAAGATGATTTTTATCGATCCTCCATATAATACTGGTAATGAATTTGTATATGATGATGATTTTTCAGATGGAATTAAATCATATTTAAAATTAACCAATCAAGTTGATTCCGATGGTAATAGCTTCTCAACGAACAGAGACGAGTCAGGTAGATACCATTCAAAGTGGCTAGACTTAATGTATCCTCGCCTTAAACTAGCAAGAAACTTACTCTCTAACGATGGTGCTATTTTTATAGCAATTGATGATAACGAAGTAGTTAATTTAAGGAAACTATGTGATGAAATATTTGGTGAGAACAATTTTCTAGCGAATATAATTTGGCAGCATAGTGTACAACCAAAAGGTTATTCGGGTATATTTTCCGTACATCATAATCATATTCTATGTTATCAAAAATCAGAAGATTTCGAGTTATGCTCATTAGAAAGAACAGATGAGGATAATAAAAATTATTCAAATCCTGACGATGATCCGAGAGGCTATTGGAGAAAAGGTGATGTTAGAAATGCACTCTATCGTCCAAACCTTAAATATCCTGTAATTACTCCTAGCGGAAAAGAAATTTCACCTCCTGAAAATGGCTGGAGATGGAGTAAAGAAACTTTAAAAAGTAAAATTGATTCTGGTGAAATTTATTTCAATGAAGATGAGACTAAATTTACGAGGAAGATATATTTAGATAGTTTAGATGGTAGAACACCTGAGACTATTTGGTTTGGAAAAGACGTAGGAACTACTAGAGAAGCGTCGAAAGAGATAAAAGACGCTTTTAATGGTGAAGCTCCTTTTGATACACCTAAGCCTATGAGGTTAATTAGCCGTTTAGCTGAGTTAGTAGGCATAACCCAAGATGATATTTGTCTTGATTTTTTTGCAGGTTCAGGTAGCACTGCATGCTCACTTGCTTTAAATCAACAAGCGAAAACAATTTCTATTCAATTGCCAGAAGTAATTGATACTAACAAGCCTCATGGAAAAATTGCACAAAAACTAAATTTAATTACCGTCGCTGATGTTGCTAAGGAAAGACTAAGAAGAACATTTTCTGATTTGGATATTGGCTTTAAAGTATTTAAGTTAGACGAAACCAATATTCGCCCTTGGGATGCAGACTTTGATAATTTAGAAAGTGTTCTAAGACAAGCAACCGAGTCTATCAAATCTGATCGCTCAAACGAAGACGTTCTTTATGAGATCTTACTTAAATACGGTATTGAGCTCACAGTCCCAGTAGAAACGGAAGTTATTAATGGCAAGCAGGTCTTTGTTGTTGGAGCTGGGGCATTGATTGTGTGTTTAGACGATGGAATCACGAGTGAAATAGTTGAAGGCATTGCCAAGTTAAAAGATGAGTTAGATCCAGAAACAACTCAGGTTGTATTTAAAGATGCAGGTTTTGCTGATAGCAACGTGAAAACAAATGCCATTCAGATCTTAAAACAAGCTGGTATTGATGATGTTAAAAGCATCTAA
- a CDS encoding helicase-related protein, with protein sequence MLIDNVVEKVSDTLISSIQDDDKLSVMTGLFSIYAYEYLKELLDKVDSARLLFSQAKGFDYLSSSDNESPFGALNGTALENKFRNQLKQKAVAQEFASWLEKKVSVRLVQQIGAVHQHVIHVDSIFESVAINGAQFNGQGLGLTESKGFDMITLANADQAKELLAFFNRVWSSKAQVKEAKELYQAELAKLTSDQTPQFIYFITLYSIFKGFIGELQEDKILKIKTGFKDTIVWNKLYKFQKDGVLGAINKLEHFNGCIIADSVGLGKTFEALAVIKYYELRNDKVLVLCPKKLRDNWLIYTQNDKRNLLASDRFNYDVLNHTDMSRTTGFSGDINLETINWGNYDLVVIDESHNFRNNNPKKDGRNRYQRLLEDIIQAGVKTKVLMLSATPVNNRLNDMKNQVAFITEANDHALLDHGISSIEGTLRQAQTRFSKWAEQDPDERTSKDLLDSMNFDYFKLLDIYTIARSRKHIEKYYGTSDMGKFPTRLLPINLKASIDLKDQFPPLEEVNKNIRRLSLAFYSPIKYVRVDKKAEYARRYDQEVKGGKSVFKQIDREESLIHLIRINLLKRMESSIHSFTLTLEKLLTQVNVLLEKIEHFDSNLMSEETEEFAAPSIEEIDDLEFESPELAPYLIGNKTKVRIQDMDLIRFTQDLEADSVFLQEILRVSKSIDAARDAKLLMLKSNYSDKCKNPINGNNKKVIIFTAFADTAEYLYKNISPWAKQELGLHSAIITGQRTETTLRGPDGKKFKTDLNSLLTHFSPKSKERDKVFPEFKEEIDILIATDCISEGQNLQDCDYLINYDIHWNPVRIIQRFGRIDRLGSTNDVIQLVNFWPNMELDEYINLEARVSGRMVLLDISATGEENIIEQDPKINKGMNDLEYRRKQLEQLQNAVVDLEEISGGVSITDLTLNDFRMDLTGFISNNEQDNTSLLEQTPIGLFAPVIISKEAFESESSQFAGLQDEVEPGVIFCLKDIKGKVQVEDSYSLAPYYLVYVSDEEEVLLSFTQSKNILDLCKKLGSELTEISQSSTAYQEFASRTKNGKQMKHYQNLLSKAVENIAGKSEEIGAVSLFNRGGTVLSASSTQNVNDFEVISYMVVL encoded by the coding sequence ATGCTAATAGATAACGTAGTAGAAAAAGTATCAGACACTCTTATTAGTTCGATCCAAGATGATGACAAGCTATCGGTAATGACAGGCCTTTTTTCTATATATGCATATGAATATTTGAAAGAATTACTTGATAAAGTTGATTCAGCTCGGCTGCTCTTCTCTCAAGCTAAAGGGTTTGATTATTTAAGCTCATCAGATAATGAGTCTCCATTTGGTGCGTTAAATGGTACGGCTTTAGAAAACAAGTTTCGTAATCAGCTAAAACAAAAGGCAGTAGCTCAAGAGTTTGCAAGTTGGTTAGAGAAAAAAGTTTCAGTTCGACTGGTTCAACAGATTGGTGCCGTTCATCAACATGTCATACATGTAGATTCAATATTTGAATCAGTTGCTATCAATGGGGCCCAATTTAACGGTCAAGGTCTGGGTCTAACTGAATCTAAGGGTTTTGATATGATAACCCTTGCAAATGCTGACCAAGCTAAAGAGTTGCTTGCATTCTTTAATCGAGTTTGGAGTAGTAAAGCACAAGTCAAAGAAGCTAAAGAGCTTTATCAAGCAGAATTAGCAAAGCTAACTTCGGACCAAACACCCCAATTTATTTACTTTATTACTTTGTATAGTATCTTTAAAGGCTTTATTGGTGAGCTACAAGAAGATAAGATCTTGAAAATAAAAACAGGTTTTAAAGATACTATCGTCTGGAATAAGCTCTATAAGTTTCAAAAGGATGGCGTGTTAGGTGCAATCAATAAGCTAGAACACTTCAACGGATGTATTATTGCTGATAGTGTAGGCTTAGGTAAAACATTCGAGGCACTTGCTGTAATTAAGTACTATGAGCTTCGTAATGATAAGGTCTTAGTGCTCTGTCCAAAAAAATTGCGTGATAATTGGTTGATCTATACACAGAACGATAAGCGTAACCTACTTGCAAGTGACCGTTTTAATTATGATGTGCTAAACCATACGGACATGAGTCGTACCACTGGGTTCTCAGGAGATATAAACCTTGAAACTATTAATTGGGGTAATTATGACCTAGTCGTAATTGATGAGTCTCATAACTTTAGAAATAATAATCCTAAAAAAGATGGGCGTAATCGCTATCAAAGGTTACTTGAGGATATCATCCAAGCTGGCGTAAAAACGAAAGTACTGATGCTTTCTGCCACACCAGTAAATAACCGCTTGAATGATATGAAAAACCAAGTTGCCTTTATTACTGAAGCAAATGACCATGCTTTGCTAGATCATGGTATTAGCAGTATTGAAGGAACATTAAGGCAAGCGCAAACAAGGTTTTCAAAATGGGCGGAACAAGATCCTGATGAGCGTACTTCAAAAGATTTGCTTGATTCAATGAACTTTGATTATTTTAAGTTGCTTGATATTTATACTATTGCTCGTTCTCGTAAACATATTGAAAAGTATTATGGCACCTCAGACATGGGGAAATTCCCTACACGTCTGCTACCAATCAACCTTAAGGCTTCAATAGACCTAAAGGATCAGTTCCCACCTTTAGAAGAAGTAAATAAAAATATCCGTAGGCTCTCATTAGCGTTCTACTCACCAATAAAGTACGTCAGAGTCGATAAAAAAGCTGAATACGCCAGAAGGTATGATCAAGAAGTTAAAGGCGGAAAAAGTGTATTTAAACAGATTGATCGCGAAGAAAGCTTGATCCATCTTATCCGCATTAACTTATTGAAGCGTATGGAAAGCTCCATTCACTCGTTCACATTAACACTAGAAAAATTATTGACGCAAGTGAATGTGTTGCTAGAAAAAATAGAGCATTTTGACTCCAATCTGATGAGTGAGGAAACAGAAGAGTTTGCAGCTCCATCAATTGAAGAAATCGATGATCTAGAGTTTGAATCTCCGGAGTTAGCGCCATACCTAATAGGTAATAAAACAAAAGTTCGTATCCAAGATATGGATTTAATAAGGTTCACTCAAGATCTAGAAGCAGATAGTGTTTTTCTTCAAGAGATCCTACGTGTATCTAAAAGTATAGATGCAGCACGAGATGCAAAGCTATTAATGCTAAAAAGTAATTATTCTGATAAATGTAAAAACCCAATAAACGGAAATAATAAAAAAGTAATCATTTTTACAGCATTTGCTGATACAGCGGAGTACCTATATAAAAATATTTCTCCATGGGCCAAGCAAGAGCTAGGTCTCCATTCAGCCATTATCACAGGGCAACGTACAGAAACGACTTTACGTGGACCTGATGGTAAGAAGTTCAAAACAGACTTGAACAGTCTTCTTACTCACTTCTCACCTAAATCGAAAGAACGTGACAAAGTATTCCCTGAGTTTAAAGAAGAGATTGATATTTTAATTGCTACTGATTGTATTTCAGAAGGTCAGAATCTTCAGGACTGTGATTATCTCATCAACTATGATATTCACTGGAATCCAGTTCGCATCATTCAGCGTTTTGGTCGTATTGATCGTTTAGGTTCAACCAATGATGTCATTCAGCTTGTTAACTTTTGGCCAAACATGGAATTAGATGAGTATATTAATCTTGAAGCTAGAGTTAGTGGTCGAATGGTCTTACTTGATATCTCAGCAACAGGTGAAGAAAATATAATTGAGCAAGACCCAAAAATAAACAAAGGGATGAATGACCTTGAGTATCGCAGAAAGCAGCTTGAACAGCTTCAAAATGCCGTCGTAGACCTTGAGGAAATATCTGGTGGGGTATCAATCACAGATCTCACTCTCAATGACTTCAGAATGGATTTAACAGGCTTTATTAGTAATAATGAGCAAGATAATACTAGCTTGCTAGAGCAAACTCCAATTGGTTTGTTCGCTCCTGTGATTATATCTAAAGAAGCATTTGAATCAGAATCAAGCCAGTTTGCAGGATTACAGGATGAGGTTGAACCAGGTGTTATTTTCTGTCTAAAAGATATCAAGGGTAAAGTGCAAGTTGAAGACAGCTATTCTCTCGCACCTTACTATCTTGTTTATGTCTCTGATGAAGAAGAGGTTTTACTTTCCTTTACTCAGTCCAAGAATATTCTTGATCTATGTAAAAAGCTAGGGTCAGAGCTAACCGAGATTAGCCAGTCCAGTACAGCTTATCAAGAGTTTGCTAGCAGAACTAAAAATGGTAAACAGATGAAACATTATCAAAATCTTTTATCGAAAGCAGTGGAGAATATTGCTGGTAAAAGCGAAGAGATTGGTGCTGTGAGCTTGTTTAATAGAGGCGGAACAGTCTTATCAGCATCTAGCACTCAAAACGTGAATGACTTTGAAGTGATTAGTTATATGGTTGTCTTGTAA
- a CDS encoding contact-dependent growth inhibition system immunity protein encodes MINTFIYLMNAYFYQNWWAEYSDTKVNDADVIIHFASKENLETLNSLVQDFEYIMENNLAKTTFEANSFDFNPLLYGYSSEQVWVESAYKILIAKIR; translated from the coding sequence ATGATAAATACATTTATATATCTAATGAACGCCTACTTCTATCAAAATTGGTGGGCGGAGTATTCTGATACTAAAGTGAATGACGCAGATGTAATCATTCACTTTGCAAGTAAGGAAAATTTAGAGACTTTGAACAGCTTAGTTCAAGATTTTGAATATATAATGGAGAACAATCTCGCAAAAACAACTTTTGAAGCTAACAGCTTTGACTTCAACCCTTTACTATATGGTTATTCTAGTGAGCAAGTATGGGTTGAGTCAGCTTATAAGATATTAATTGCTAAAATCAGATAA
- a CDS encoding SIR2 family NAD-dependent protein deacylase, translating into MLAELSPALIAEVQDAAKLLVSKQRICILTGAGISAESGIPTFRDKQTGLWENYKAEDLATPEAFSRDPALVWSWYQWRRKLVANKKPNPAHKALAYWQRRARANHQQLTLITQNVDDLHEQAGSIVTHLHGNLALNRCNQCQTPYKSTSDNLHSSEVLHSSDVDAIDAEALITCSHCDGYIRPDIVWFGESLPVQAWQTAEEAAADCEMFISIGTSSLVYPAAGLSQLAKQNGAKVIEINPNPTPNTIVDIIIKEKAGLIMPLLVKQITGS; encoded by the coding sequence ATGTTAGCAGAATTATCACCAGCGTTAATAGCAGAAGTACAAGATGCAGCCAAACTATTGGTATCAAAACAGCGCATTTGTATTTTAACTGGTGCTGGCATCTCAGCAGAAAGCGGCATTCCTACTTTTCGGGATAAGCAAACTGGCTTATGGGAAAACTATAAGGCAGAAGATTTAGCCACACCAGAGGCATTCTCTCGTGACCCAGCACTGGTCTGGTCATGGTATCAATGGCGCCGAAAATTGGTCGCGAATAAAAAACCCAATCCCGCACACAAGGCCTTAGCATATTGGCAACGACGCGCAAGAGCCAACCATCAGCAACTAACCCTCATCACTCAAAATGTGGATGATTTGCATGAGCAAGCTGGTAGTATCGTGACTCATCTGCATGGCAATCTGGCACTTAATCGTTGCAATCAATGCCAGACACCTTATAAAAGCACATCAGACAATTTACATAGTAGTGAAGTTTTACATAGCAGTGACGTTGATGCGATTGACGCTGAGGCATTGATCACTTGTTCGCACTGTGATGGTTATATCAGACCAGATATTGTTTGGTTTGGAGAATCGTTGCCAGTACAAGCATGGCAGACCGCAGAAGAGGCTGCTGCTGATTGTGAGATGTTTATCAGTATTGGTACATCCAGCCTCGTCTATCCTGCTGCTGGATTGTCACAGTTAGCCAAGCAAAATGGCGCTAAGGTTATCGAGATAAATCCAAACCCAACGCCGAACACCATCGTCGATATCATCATAAAAGAAAAAGCAGGGTTGATAATGCCCTTGCTAGTAAAGCAAATCACTGGCTCATAA
- a CDS encoding DUF4391 domain-containing protein codes for MEYVDFRAAEEKDDSQIRGRLIDKVCDHLKLPESTLLGTRITKKMLIDNNELSSHDKKLVTDVIQSIEWRNTLKPDTVNISMYVTDTVEYLEVAVIRVVLKAGKKHKDRLTNITKLLHTLIPYPVVLLIELQDNLAISLADKRINQADKTKLVIEHIYNSDWLHPEKLSANENDFLNDFSLVNVSSLNYFELYQDLISMLIGLKTSRISGIYKSKNSSISQSDRKPEAQLNIEQNTKLASSDFSEKSNEDKTALLQKLEGLEAELASIRNKLKKEMQMNIKLRLNVEAQKIKQEIAAIRNELK; via the coding sequence ATGGAATATGTAGATTTTCGAGCTGCTGAAGAAAAAGATGATTCTCAAATTCGTGGCAGGTTGATAGACAAGGTATGTGACCACTTAAAACTTCCTGAGTCTACATTACTCGGTACACGCATCACTAAAAAAATGCTCATAGATAACAATGAGCTTAGTAGTCATGATAAAAAGTTAGTCACGGATGTTATTCAATCTATAGAATGGCGCAATACCCTGAAGCCAGACACAGTTAATATTTCTATGTATGTGACTGATACAGTTGAATACTTAGAAGTAGCGGTAATACGTGTTGTGCTAAAAGCTGGTAAGAAGCACAAAGACAGACTCACAAATATAACTAAGCTATTGCATACCTTAATTCCTTATCCAGTAGTTTTATTGATTGAGCTGCAGGATAATTTAGCAATTAGCTTGGCTGACAAGCGGATTAACCAAGCTGATAAAACCAAGCTGGTCATTGAGCATATTTATAACAGCGATTGGTTGCATCCAGAAAAACTAAGTGCTAACGAAAACGATTTTCTTAATGACTTCTCTTTGGTGAACGTCTCAAGTCTTAATTATTTTGAGCTCTATCAAGATCTTATCTCAATGCTAATAGGGTTAAAGACCAGTAGGATTTCTGGGATATACAAATCAAAGAACTCTTCAATATCTCAAAGTGATCGTAAGCCTGAAGCGCAACTAAATATTGAACAAAATACAAAGTTAGCTAGCTCGGATTTTTCTGAGAAGAGTAACGAAGATAAAACAGCTTTACTTCAGAAATTAGAAGGGTTGGAGGCAGAACTAGCGAGTATCAGAAATAAGTTAAAAAAAGAAATGCAGATGAATATAAAGTTACGTCTTAATGTAGAGGCACAAAAGATAAAACAAGAAATTGCTGCTATTAGAAATGAGTTGAAGTAG